The following proteins come from a genomic window of Pseudomonas sp. MAG733B:
- the gcvT gene encoding glycine cleavage system aminomethyltransferase GcvT yields MGQRTPLYDLHLALGAKMVDFGGWDMPLHYGSQVEEHHQVRRDCGVFDVSHMTVIDVGGSQAKAWLQHLLANDVERLHSPGRALYSTMLNEQGGIVDDMIVYRLDEGYRLVVNASTRDQDMAWMQAHLDGFDVQLSERSELAMLAIQGPHARHKIAELVNQSRGNLIQLLKPFEGQPDGDWFIARTGYTGEDGLEIILPADQAPGFFNDLVGAGISPIGLGARDTLRVEAGMNLYGQDIQQDVSPLASNMAWTIAWEPATRQFIGRKALEAERSGGVQHKLVGLVLEERGVLRAHQVVRIADVGEGEITSGSFSPTLSKSIALARVPMATADRAEVEIRGKWYPVRVVKPTFVRHGKTLI; encoded by the coding sequence ATGGGACAGCGTACGCCTCTGTATGACCTTCATCTCGCCCTCGGCGCGAAGATGGTCGATTTTGGCGGTTGGGATATGCCTCTGCATTACGGATCGCAGGTCGAGGAACACCACCAGGTGCGCCGCGATTGCGGTGTTTTCGATGTATCCCACATGACCGTGATCGACGTCGGCGGCTCCCAGGCCAAGGCCTGGCTCCAGCATTTGCTGGCCAATGATGTCGAACGCCTGCACAGCCCCGGCCGTGCGTTGTACAGCACCATGCTCAACGAGCAGGGCGGCATCGTCGATGACATGATCGTCTACCGACTCGATGAGGGCTATCGCCTGGTGGTCAACGCGTCCACCCGCGACCAGGACATGGCCTGGATGCAAGCCCATCTCGACGGTTTCGACGTGCAGCTCAGCGAACGTTCAGAGTTGGCGATGCTGGCTATCCAGGGCCCCCACGCCCGACACAAGATTGCCGAGCTGGTCAACCAGTCTCGCGGCAACCTGATTCAGCTGCTTAAACCTTTTGAAGGCCAGCCTGACGGTGACTGGTTCATTGCACGCACCGGTTACACCGGCGAAGACGGGCTGGAAATCATCTTGCCGGCCGATCAGGCTCCCGGCTTCTTCAACGATCTAGTGGGTGCCGGGATCTCCCCAATCGGCCTTGGCGCGCGGGACACCTTGCGCGTCGAAGCCGGCATGAACCTTTACGGTCAGGACATCCAGCAAGACGTTTCACCGCTGGCCTCCAACATGGCCTGGACCATCGCCTGGGAGCCGGCAACCCGGCAGTTCATCGGACGCAAGGCGCTGGAAGCCGAACGCAGCGGTGGCGTACAGCACAAACTGGTCGGTCTGGTCCTTGAGGAGCGCGGTGTTTTACGCGCTCATCAGGTGGTCCGCATCGCCGATGTTGGCGAAGGGGAGATCACCAGTGGTAGTTTCTCTCCTACGCTTAGCAAGTCGATTGCACTGGCGCGCGTGCCGATGGCAACTGCCGACCGCGCAGAAGTGGAAATCCGTGGCAAGTGGTACCCGGTCCGAGTGGTCAAACCGACCTTCGTACGCCATGGCAAAACCTTGATCTAA
- a CDS encoding Lrp/AsnC family transcriptional regulator, whose product MQSELDSYDRKILALLQEDASLSSAQIAEQVGLSQSPCWRRIQRMKEEGIIRGQVTLLDRKKIGLNTQIFAQVKLNAHGRSNFTEFTEAIRGFPEVLECYVLMGAVDFMLRIVAADIEAYERFFFEKLSMVPGIQEVNSIVALSEIKSTTSLPV is encoded by the coding sequence ATGCAAAGCGAGTTGGACAGCTACGACCGCAAGATCCTGGCGTTGCTGCAAGAGGACGCTTCGCTCTCCAGTGCGCAGATCGCCGAACAGGTGGGGCTTTCACAGTCGCCATGCTGGCGGCGGATTCAGCGGATGAAAGAGGAGGGAATCATTCGCGGCCAGGTGACGTTGCTCGACCGCAAGAAAATCGGCCTGAACACGCAGATCTTCGCGCAGGTAAAACTCAACGCCCACGGACGTTCGAACTTCACCGAATTCACCGAAGCGATTCGCGGTTTTCCCGAAGTGCTGGAGTGTTATGTGCTGATGGGGGCCGTGGATTTCATGCTGCGGATCGTCGCGGCGGACATCGAGGCTTATGAGCGCTTCTTTTTCGAGAAGCTGTCGATGGTGCCGGGGATTCAGGAGGTGAATTCGATTGTGGCGTTGTCGGAGATCAAGTCGACTACCAGTTTGCCGGTTTGA
- a CDS encoding iron ABC transporter permease, which produces MAHPAQRRWYPLVFAIAALVLLPLSVLLLSWQTIDQQIWSHLWDTQMPRLLGNTLTLVLGVGLGVTVLGVSLAWLTSLCEFPGRRWLDWALMLPFAIPAYVLAFVFVGLLDFAGPVQTLLREWFGTGLRLPRVRSTGGVILVLVLVFYPYVYLLARTAFLAQGKGLMEAARVLGQSPWQAFWRVAMPMARPAIGAGVALALMETLADFGAVSVFNFDTFTTAIYKTWYGFFSLSTAAQLASLLLLVVMVVLYGECRARGANRASNERPRVKALYHLHGFKALLATAWCGLVFACAFVIPMLQLVVWFWQRGRLDLDERYTGLIVHTLYLGAMAALITVSVALILAFARRLAPTQGINAGVGLANLGYALPGSVLAVSIMLAFSYLDRELVIPLSGWLGGAGKPLLLGSLAALLLAYLVRFIAVAYGPLESSLARIRPSLPEAARSLGVSGPRLFFKVYLPLLLPGSLSAALLVFVDVLKEMPATLLMRPFGWDTLAVRIFEMTSEGEWARASLPALTLVLVGLLPVIGLIRRSAHRNS; this is translated from the coding sequence TTGGCCCACCCCGCCCAACGCCGCTGGTATCCCCTGGTCTTCGCCATCGCTGCGCTGGTCCTGCTGCCCCTGAGTGTCTTGCTGTTGTCCTGGCAAACCATCGATCAACAGATCTGGTCCCACCTTTGGGACACGCAGATGCCGCGACTGCTGGGCAACACCCTGACACTGGTACTCGGCGTTGGCCTCGGCGTGACGGTCCTTGGTGTCAGCCTGGCCTGGCTCACCAGCCTCTGCGAATTCCCCGGACGGCGTTGGCTGGACTGGGCGCTGATGCTGCCTTTCGCTATTCCGGCCTACGTGTTGGCATTCGTCTTTGTCGGTTTGCTGGATTTCGCAGGTCCCGTGCAAACCCTGCTGCGCGAGTGGTTCGGCACCGGGCTGCGTTTGCCGCGGGTGCGCTCCACGGGCGGGGTGATTCTGGTTCTGGTGCTGGTGTTCTATCCCTACGTTTATCTGTTGGCGCGCACGGCGTTTCTGGCTCAGGGCAAAGGCCTGATGGAGGCCGCGCGGGTGCTTGGGCAATCGCCATGGCAGGCGTTCTGGCGGGTGGCCATGCCGATGGCGCGTCCCGCCATCGGCGCCGGCGTGGCGTTGGCGTTGATGGAAACCCTGGCGGATTTCGGCGCAGTGTCGGTGTTCAACTTCGACACGTTCACCACCGCGATCTACAAGACCTGGTACGGGTTCTTCAGCCTCTCCACCGCGGCACAACTGGCCAGCCTGTTGCTGCTGGTGGTGATGGTCGTGCTGTACGGCGAGTGTCGTGCCCGCGGCGCCAACCGGGCAAGCAACGAACGGCCACGGGTCAAGGCGTTGTATCACCTGCATGGCTTCAAAGCGCTTCTGGCCACAGCATGGTGCGGGTTGGTGTTCGCCTGCGCCTTCGTCATTCCGATGCTGCAACTGGTGGTGTGGTTCTGGCAGCGTGGGCGCCTGGATCTGGATGAGCGCTACACCGGCCTGATCGTCCACACCTTGTACTTGGGCGCGATGGCGGCGTTGATCACCGTCAGCGTCGCCCTGATCCTCGCATTTGCCCGACGTTTGGCGCCGACTCAGGGAATCAATGCCGGTGTCGGCCTGGCCAATCTTGGCTACGCCTTGCCCGGTTCGGTGCTGGCGGTGTCGATCATGCTGGCGTTCAGTTATCTGGACCGCGAACTGGTGATTCCGCTGTCCGGTTGGCTCGGTGGTGCCGGCAAGCCGCTGCTGCTCGGCAGTCTGGCGGCGTTGTTGTTGGCCTATCTGGTGCGCTTCATCGCCGTGGCCTATGGGCCACTGGAAAGCAGTCTGGCGCGTATACGGCCATCTTTGCCCGAAGCGGCACGTAGCTTGGGTGTCAGTGGGCCGCGACTGTTTTTCAAAGTGTATCTGCCGTTGTTGCTGCCCGGATCGTTGAGCGCGGCATTGCTGGTGTTCGTCGATGTGCTCAAGGAAATGCCCGCGACCCTGCTGATGCGCCCGTTTGGCTGGGACACGCTGGCCGTGCGGATCTTCGAAATGACCAGCGAAGGCGAGTGGGCGAGGGCGTCTTTGCCGGCGCTGACCCTGGTTTTGGTTGGGCTGCTACCAGTCATCGGATTGATACGACGTTCGGCGCATCGAAACAGCTAG
- a CDS encoding DUF2388 domain-containing protein: MMRFKLAVATIALLSLPVGSAMADSFWRNVISSGATTGSTYLTFKDHKLIVAAQDDAGSFVASDGGIRGPYLEAAMQQVRADNPGLQATDMELANAILAKNAVAAE, translated from the coding sequence ATCATGCGTTTCAAACTTGCTGTCGCTACCATCGCCTTGTTGTCCCTGCCTGTCGGTTCGGCGATGGCTGACAGCTTTTGGCGTAACGTCATCTCGTCCGGTGCAACCACCGGTTCGACCTACCTGACCTTCAAGGATCACAAGCTGATCGTCGCCGCCCAGGACGATGCCGGCAGTTTCGTCGCCAGTGACGGCGGCATCCGCGGCCCGTATCTGGAAGCCGCGATGCAGCAAGTCCGCGCCGACAACCCGGGCCTGCAGGCTACGGACATGGAACTGGCGAACGCGATTCTGGCGAAGAATGCCGTGGCTGCCGAGTAA
- a CDS encoding ATPase, T2SS/T4P/T4SS family, which translates to MSVQFSIQDRWLDLNDVLRELVAQGFISQDSAEQALNARRRHAAHGQLHPLEFIAGQQLDDLSRPGKHLDLENLTLWLSQQAGQPYLRIDPLKINVAAVTPLMSYAFAQRHKILAVSIDRDAVTVASAQPYVTGWEADLTHVLKLPIKRVVANPVDIQRFSVEFFRLAKSVTGANNADQQVNTLGNFEQLLNLGASDQEPDANDAHIVNIVDWLFQYAFQQRASDIHIEPRREQGTVRFRIDGVLHNVYQFPPQVTMAIVSRLKSLGRMNVAEKRKPQDGRVKTKTPDGGEVELRLSTLPTAFGEKMVMRIFDPEVLLKDFDQLGFSADDLRRWQDMTRQPNGIILVTGPTGSGKTTTLYTTLKKLATPEVNLCTIEDPIEMVEPAFNQMQVQHNIDLTFAAGVRALMRQDPDIIMIGEIRDLETAEMAIQAALTGHLVLSTLHTNDAPSAISRLLELGVPHYLIKATVLGVMAQRLVRTLCPHCKAPQTLGEEDWQTLTRPWQAPLPGNAQRAIGCVECRDTGYHGRAGVYEIMQLTDGLKALINPDTDLLAVRRQAFKEGMRSLRLSGAQKVAAGLTTIEEVLRVTPQSEQK; encoded by the coding sequence ATGTCCGTTCAATTCTCCATTCAGGACCGCTGGCTGGATCTCAATGATGTGCTGCGCGAGCTGGTTGCCCAAGGCTTTATCAGCCAGGATTCGGCCGAGCAGGCGCTCAATGCCCGCCGTCGCCACGCCGCTCATGGTCAGTTGCATCCACTGGAATTCATCGCCGGCCAGCAGCTGGACGACCTCAGCCGCCCCGGAAAACACCTCGACCTGGAAAACCTGACCCTGTGGCTGTCCCAACAGGCGGGCCAGCCTTACCTGCGTATCGACCCGTTGAAGATCAACGTCGCGGCCGTGACGCCGTTGATGTCCTACGCCTTCGCCCAGCGCCACAAGATCCTCGCCGTCTCCATCGACCGCGACGCCGTGACCGTCGCCAGCGCCCAGCCCTACGTCACCGGTTGGGAAGCCGACCTGACCCATGTGCTGAAGCTGCCGATCAAGCGCGTGGTGGCCAACCCGGTGGATATACAGCGCTTCAGCGTGGAATTCTTTCGTCTGGCCAAATCGGTCACCGGCGCGAACAACGCCGATCAGCAGGTCAACACCCTGGGCAACTTCGAACAGTTGCTCAACCTCGGCGCCAGCGACCAGGAACCGGACGCCAACGACGCGCACATCGTCAACATCGTCGACTGGCTGTTCCAGTACGCCTTTCAGCAACGCGCCAGCGATATCCACATCGAGCCCCGGCGCGAGCAAGGCACAGTGCGTTTTCGCATCGACGGCGTGCTGCACAACGTCTACCAATTCCCGCCGCAAGTGACCATGGCCATCGTCAGTCGCCTGAAAAGCCTAGGGCGGATGAACGTCGCGGAGAAGCGCAAACCCCAGGACGGTCGGGTGAAAACCAAGACCCCGGACGGCGGCGAAGTCGAGTTGCGCCTATCGACCTTGCCGACAGCCTTCGGCGAAAAAATGGTCATGCGGATTTTCGACCCCGAGGTGCTGCTCAAGGACTTCGATCAGCTGGGCTTCTCCGCCGACGACCTGCGACGCTGGCAGGACATGACCCGCCAGCCCAACGGCATCATTCTGGTCACTGGGCCCACCGGCTCCGGCAAGACCACCACGCTCTACACCACACTGAAGAAACTGGCGACGCCGGAGGTCAACCTCTGCACCATCGAAGATCCGATTGAAATGGTCGAACCGGCGTTCAACCAGATGCAGGTCCAGCACAACATCGACCTGACCTTCGCCGCCGGGGTACGCGCACTGATGCGGCAAGACCCGGACATCATCATGATCGGCGAGATCCGCGATCTGGAAACCGCCGAAATGGCGATTCAGGCCGCGCTCACCGGGCACCTGGTACTGTCGACGCTGCACACCAACGACGCACCCAGCGCCATCAGCCGTTTGCTGGAACTTGGCGTGCCGCATTACCTGATCAAGGCCACGGTACTCGGCGTCATGGCCCAGCGGTTGGTGCGTACCTTGTGCCCCCATTGCAAGGCGCCACAAACCTTGGGCGAAGAAGACTGGCAAACCCTGACCCGCCCCTGGCAAGCACCGCTGCCGGGCAACGCCCAACGCGCCATCGGTTGCGTGGAATGCCGCGATACCGGCTATCACGGCCGCGCAGGGGTCTACGAAATCATGCAATTGACCGACGGCCTCAAAGCCCTGATCAACCCCGACACCGATTTGCTGGCAGTGCGGCGGCAGGCGTTCAAGGAGGGCATGCGCAGCTTGCGATTGTCCGGGGCGCAGAAGGTCGCGGCCGGTTTGACCACTATCGAGGAGGTGTTGCGCGTTACGCCGCAGAGCGAGCAGAAGTAG
- the gcvP gene encoding aminomethyl-transferring glycine dehydrogenase — MSQLPSLSQLRDPNAFLRRHLGPDAAEQQAMLDSLGLGSRVELIEQTVPPGIRLNRPLDLPPALDEEAALAKLRGYAEQNQVWTSLIGMGYHGTLTPAVILRNVLENPGWYTAYTPYQPEIAQGRLEALLNFQQLTIDLTGLELANASLLDEATAAAEAMALAKRVAKSKSNLFFVDENCHPQTISVVQTRAEGFGFELIIDAVDNLKQHQVFGALLQYPDTHGEIRDLRPLIDHLHAQQALACVATDLLSLLLLTPPGELGADVVFGSSQRFGVPMGYGGPHAAFFASRDEYKRAIPGRIIGVSKDARGNVALRMALQTREQHIRREKANSNICTAQVLLANIASFYAVYHGPEGLKRIAQRVHRLTCILAAGLERKGITRLNQHFFDTLTLEVGGTQTAIIESAVAAQINLRILGRGRLGLSLDESCDESTVAKLFDVFLGADHGLIVDELDAETLAPGIPAGLARTTPYLRHPVFSAHHSETEMLRYLKQLENKDLALNQSMIPLGSCTMKLNATSEMIPITWPQFANLHPFAPKEQAVGYSLMIEELERWLCAITGFDAICMQPNSGAQGEYAGLLAIRKYHESRQQGARDVCLIPSSAHGTNPASAQMAGMRVVIVECDEAGNVDLDDLKEKAADAGDKLSCLMATYPSTHGVYEEGISEICEVIHKHGGQVYMDGANLNAQVGLARPADIGADVSHMNLHKTFCIPHGGGGPGMGPIGVRAHLAPFVANHPVVPIDGPLAQNGAVSAAPWGSASILPISWMYIAMMGPQLADASEVAILAANYLARHLSGAFPVLYTGRNERVAHECILDLRPLKALTGISEEDVAKRLMDYGFHAPTMSFPVPGTLMVEPTESESKAELDRFIGAMLSIRAEITEVQNGNWSAEDNPLKRAPHTLADITGIWERPYSIEQAVTPDAHTKAHKYWPVVNRVDNVYGDRNLFCACVPVDDYR; from the coding sequence ATGTCCCAGTTGCCGTCCCTGAGCCAGTTACGCGACCCCAATGCCTTCCTTCGCCGCCACCTCGGGCCGGATGCCGCCGAGCAACAGGCGATGCTCGACAGCCTGGGCCTGGGCAGTCGGGTTGAACTGATCGAGCAGACGGTGCCACCGGGCATTCGCCTGAACCGGCCGCTCGATCTGCCGCCGGCATTGGACGAAGAAGCGGCGCTGGCCAAGTTGCGCGGTTATGCCGAGCAGAACCAGGTCTGGACCAGCCTGATCGGCATGGGCTACCACGGCACCCTCACGCCCGCCGTGATCCTGCGCAACGTGTTGGAGAATCCCGGTTGGTACACCGCCTACACACCTTATCAACCGGAAATCGCCCAAGGGCGGCTCGAAGCGCTGCTGAATTTTCAGCAATTGACCATCGACCTCACCGGCCTGGAGCTGGCCAACGCTTCGCTGCTGGACGAAGCCACCGCTGCGGCGGAAGCCATGGCACTGGCCAAGCGGGTCGCCAAGTCGAAAAGCAATCTGTTCTTCGTCGATGAAAACTGCCATCCGCAGACCATTTCCGTGGTGCAGACCCGCGCCGAAGGCTTCGGGTTCGAGCTGATCATCGACGCTGTGGATAACTTGAAGCAGCACCAGGTGTTCGGTGCGTTGCTGCAATATCCCGACACCCACGGCGAGATCCGCGACCTGCGTCCGCTGATTGATCACCTGCACGCCCAACAGGCGCTGGCGTGCGTCGCCACCGATTTGCTGAGCCTGCTATTGCTGACGCCGCCCGGCGAGTTGGGTGCCGACGTGGTATTCGGTTCATCCCAGCGTTTCGGCGTGCCAATGGGTTACGGCGGGCCGCACGCGGCGTTTTTTGCCAGTCGCGACGAGTACAAGCGGGCGATTCCCGGGCGGATCATCGGTGTGTCGAAAGACGCCCGCGGCAATGTCGCTCTGCGCATGGCGCTGCAAACCCGCGAGCAACATATTCGCCGCGAGAAGGCCAACTCGAACATTTGCACGGCTCAGGTGCTGCTGGCCAATATCGCCAGTTTCTACGCGGTCTACCATGGCCCCGAAGGGCTCAAGCGCATTGCCCAGCGCGTGCATCGGCTGACCTGCATCCTCGCCGCCGGCCTTGAGCGCAAGGGCATCACCCGTCTCAACCAGCATTTCTTCGACACCCTGACGCTGGAAGTCGGCGGCACCCAGACCGCGATCATCGAAAGCGCCGTGGCCGCGCAGATCAACTTGCGCATCCTGGGCCGTGGGCGTTTGGGGCTCAGCCTCGACGAGAGCTGCGACGAATCCACCGTGGCGAAACTGTTCGACGTGTTCCTCGGCGCCGATCATGGGCTCATCGTTGACGAACTGGACGCTGAAACCCTGGCTCCCGGCATTCCCGCCGGGCTGGCACGCACCACGCCTTATCTGCGCCATCCGGTATTCAGCGCCCATCACAGCGAAACCGAGATGCTGCGCTACCTCAAGCAACTGGAAAACAAGGACCTGGCGCTCAATCAATCGATGATTCCGCTCGGCTCGTGCACCATGAAGCTCAACGCCACCAGCGAGATGATCCCGATTACCTGGCCGCAATTCGCCAATCTGCATCCGTTTGCGCCGAAGGAGCAGGCGGTTGGTTATTCATTGATGATCGAGGAGCTGGAGCGCTGGCTCTGCGCGATCACCGGTTTCGATGCGATCTGCATGCAGCCCAACTCCGGCGCCCAAGGCGAATACGCGGGGCTGCTGGCGATCCGCAAATACCATGAGAGCCGTCAGCAGGGTGCGCGGGATGTCTGCCTGATTCCGTCGTCGGCCCACGGCACCAACCCGGCCTCGGCGCAGATGGCCGGGATGCGCGTGGTGATCGTCGAGTGCGACGAAGCGGGCAACGTCGATCTGGATGACTTGAAGGAAAAAGCTGCAGACGCCGGGGACAAACTTTCCTGCCTCATGGCGACTTATCCGTCGACCCACGGCGTGTACGAGGAAGGCATCAGCGAAATCTGCGAAGTTATCCACAAGCACGGCGGCCAGGTGTACATGGACGGCGCGAACCTCAATGCCCAGGTCGGGCTGGCGCGGCCGGCGGACATCGGCGCCGACGTGTCGCACATGAACCTGCATAAAACCTTCTGCATTCCCCATGGAGGTGGCGGCCCGGGCATGGGGCCGATTGGCGTGCGCGCGCATCTGGCGCCGTTCGTGGCCAATCACCCGGTGGTGCCGATCGACGGACCGCTGGCGCAGAACGGCGCGGTCAGCGCGGCGCCGTGGGGCAGTGCGAGTATTCTGCCCATCAGCTGGATGTACATCGCCATGATGGGGCCGCAGTTGGCCGATGCCAGCGAAGTGGCGATCCTCGCCGCGAATTACCTGGCGCGCCATTTGTCCGGGGCGTTCCCGGTGCTTTACACCGGGCGCAATGAACGCGTGGCCCATGAATGCATTCTCGACCTGCGGCCATTGAAGGCGCTGACCGGCATCAGTGAAGAGGACGTTGCCAAGCGCCTGATGGACTACGGCTTCCACGCGCCGACCATGTCGTTTCCGGTGCCGGGGACGTTGATGGTCGAACCCACCGAAAGTGAATCGAAGGCGGAGCTGGACCGTTTTATCGGCGCGATGCTGAGCATCCGTGCGGAGATTACCGAGGTGCAGAACGGCAACTGGTCGGCCGAGGACAATCCGCTAAAACGTGCGCCGCACACGCTGGCCGACATCACTGGGATCTGGGAGCGGCCCTACAGCATCGAGCAAGCGGTGACGCCGGATGCGCACACCAAGGCGCACAAATATTGGCCGGTGGTGAACCGGGTGGACAATGTTTACGGGGACCGGAATCTGTTTTGCGCGTGTGTGCCGGTGGATGATTACCGCTGA
- the gcvH gene encoding glycine cleavage system protein GcvH translates to MSDIPAELRFAESHEWARLEADGTVTVGISDHAQEALGDVVFVELTEVGKTFAAGDQSGVVESVKAASDIYAPISGEVIAINEDLSASPELLNSDPYGAWIFKLKPSDKAELDKLLDAAGYKAAIGE, encoded by the coding sequence ATGAGCGATATCCCTGCCGAACTGCGTTTTGCCGAAAGTCACGAATGGGCACGTCTGGAAGCCGATGGCACCGTCACCGTGGGCATCAGCGATCACGCGCAGGAAGCGCTGGGTGATGTGGTGTTTGTCGAACTGACCGAAGTTGGAAAAACCTTCGCTGCCGGCGATCAATCCGGTGTGGTGGAATCTGTTAAAGCCGCTTCCGATATCTATGCTCCGATCAGCGGTGAAGTGATCGCGATCAACGAAGACCTGAGCGCCTCGCCGGAACTGCTGAACTCCGACCCTTATGGCGCGTGGATCTTCAAGCTCAAGCCAAGCGACAAGGCTGAGCTGGACAAGCTGCTCGATGCCGCCGGTTACAAGGCTGCCATCGGCGAATAA
- a CDS encoding CYTH domain-containing protein gives MQKETEIKLRVSRETLAALREHPLLKKRNKSGWERRELMNQYFDTPERDLAQAKVALRLRKDGEEVIQTLKTRGQSVAGLSVRNEYDWNLPKAKLDLKKLDGECWPEALAELDKKTLKPIFTTDFVRERAEIAWGRGKTKVVIEAALDLGHVVVGKQKEEICELELELREGEPAALLELAAELAEKLALMPCDISKAERGYRLYDANSYSLSLPAPQLTAETPLDDAFAALCWHLLGSSQRLAEQYRFNGHWRLLLDWVENLAELRALVSSLGQAAPRQSTHDLRVALDALLEDWRPLVQAGLDDEDVRKAAPEQFLEELEDPRWGLFSLNTSRWLLARTWTAERNTRGNRQGAAQLGSWLPRLLGEEATSLQLQRYQQQPEDLAEQLPRIERIQAWLHHARNVLEIPEMDRLYGELNKLAQLANEPTITDELLDARKQQAIAVYQNRAWKMLLRM, from the coding sequence ATGCAGAAAGAAACCGAAATCAAACTCCGCGTCAGCCGCGAAACCCTCGCCGCCCTGCGCGAGCACCCGTTACTGAAAAAACGCAACAAAAGTGGCTGGGAACGCCGTGAGTTGATGAACCAGTACTTCGACACCCCAGAGCGCGACCTGGCCCAAGCCAAAGTCGCCCTGCGCCTGCGCAAGGATGGCGAAGAAGTGATTCAGACCCTCAAGACCCGTGGTCAGAGTGTCGCCGGTCTGTCCGTGCGCAATGAGTACGACTGGAACCTGCCCAAAGCCAAGCTCGACCTGAAAAAACTCGACGGCGAATGCTGGCCCGAGGCACTGGCCGAGCTGGACAAGAAAACCCTGAAACCGATCTTCACCACCGATTTCGTCCGCGAGCGCGCCGAAATCGCCTGGGGCCGTGGCAAGACCAAAGTGGTCATCGAAGCCGCACTGGACCTGGGTCACGTCGTGGTCGGCAAGCAGAAAGAAGAAATCTGCGAGCTGGAACTGGAATTGCGCGAAGGCGAGCCCGCCGCGTTGCTGGAACTGGCCGCGGAACTGGCCGAGAAACTGGCCCTGATGCCGTGTGACATCAGCAAGGCCGAACGCGGCTATCGCCTGTATGACGCCAACAGCTACTCGTTGAGCCTGCCGGCGCCGCAACTCACCGCCGAAACCCCGCTGGACGACGCTTTCGCCGCACTATGCTGGCATCTGCTCGGCAGCAGCCAGCGTCTCGCCGAGCAGTATCGTTTCAATGGTCACTGGCGCCTGCTGCTGGACTGGGTGGAAAACCTCGCCGAACTGCGTGCCCTGGTCAGCAGCCTCGGTCAAGCCGCACCGCGTCAGTCGACCCACGATTTGCGTGTCGCCCTCGACGCCTTGCTGGAAGACTGGCGCCCGCTGGTCCAGGCCGGTCTGGACGATGAGGACGTGCGCAAAGCCGCGCCGGAACAGTTCCTCGAAGAACTCGAAGACCCGCGTTGGGGCCTGTTCTCGCTGAACACGTCGCGCTGGTTGCTGGCCCGCACCTGGACCGCCGAGCGCAACACCCGTGGCAATCGCCAGGGCGCTGCGCAACTGGGCAGCTGGTTGCCACGCCTGCTGGGCGAAGAAGCCACTTCGTTGCAACTGCAGCGTTACCAGCAACAGCCGGAAGACCTCGCTGAGCAATTGCCGCGCATCGAACGCATTCAGGCGTGGCTGCACCATGCGCGCAACGTGCTGGAGATCCCGGAAATGGATCGCCTGTATGGCGAACTGAACAAACTGGCGCAACTGGCCAACGAGCCGACGATCACTGATGAATTGCTGGATGCGCGTAAGCAGCAGGCGATTGCGGTTTATCAGAATCGTGCCTGGAAGATGCTGTTGCGCATGTAA